DNA from Methanocalculus alkaliphilus:
CAAGATTGGCCTCGCCTCAATCGTCTTCATCATCTTCATCGGCTCATTCTTCCCGGTCCTGATCAACACAATCGATGGCGTGCGGCGCGTGAACCGGACCTGGATAGAGACAGCCCTGATTTATGGTGCGAAAGGATGGAAACTCCTCGTCTATGTCATCATTCCCGCCGCCGCTCCGGCTGTATGGACCGGTCTCCGGGTCGGGTTTGGTGTTGCGTGGATGTGTGTTGTGGCGGCGGAGATGCTCCCTGGCACCACCTCAGGGCTCGGATACCTGATCATGTACTCATATAACTGGGGGCAGGTTCCGGTGATCATCGCGGGGATGATCGTCATCGGTATCATTGGAATTGGTGCCGATCTCCTCTTCAGAGGTGTTGAAAAGAGAAAATTCCAGTGGCAGGAGATGAACAGATGACTGTTGTTATCCAGAATGTCGGCAAGATATTTGAGACACGCACCCGCGATCCGGTCATCGCGCTTGATGACATCTCTTTTGAGATTCAGAAGGGTGAGTTCATCGCCATCCTCGGCCCCTCCGGC
Protein-coding regions in this window:
- a CDS encoding ABC transporter permease, with the protein product MRWYLKLLPPLFLLLIWEVASILINNPFILPTPASVISVLMTPSADILGSGSIIDNALLSIWRVILGFGLAVLCAVPAGIIIGRYRTIDELLNPLIQLLRPIPPLAWVPLALAWFKIGLASIVFIIFIGSFFPVLINTIDGVRRVNRTWIETALIYGAKGWKLLVYVIIPAAAPAVWTGLRVGFGVAWMCVVAAEMLPGTTSGLGYLIMYSYNWGQVPVIIAGMIVIGIIGIGADLLFRGVEKRKFQWQEMNR